The proteins below come from a single Candidatus Falkowbacteria bacterium genomic window:
- the rplL gene encoding 50S ribosomal protein L7/L12 — protein sequence MTEEIKTEETVEVPAKFQALVAEIEKMSVIDLAALVKVLEKKFGVSAAAPAMMMAAAGPAAPAAEEKTSFDVELTDSGANKINVIKVVREITALGLKDAKDLVDAAPKMVKEGVKKEEADDIKKKIEEAGGKVTLK from the coding sequence ATGACTGAAGAAATCAAGACTGAGGAAACCGTAGAGGTTCCTGCAAAATTCCAGGCGCTCGTTGCTGAAATCGAAAAGATGAGCGTCATCGACCTGGCCGCATTGGTCAAGGTTCTCGAGAAGAAGTTTGGCGTATCCGCTGCCGCACCTGCCATGATGATGGCTGCTGCCGGCCCAGCTGCTCCGGCTGCTGAAGAGAAGACCAGCTTCGACGTCGAATTGACTGACTCTGGCGCCAACAAGATCAACGTGATCAAAGTTGTCCGCGAAATCACCGCTTTGGGCTTGAAGGATGCCAAGGATTTGGTAGACGCAGCTCCTAAGATGGTGAAGGAAGGCGTAAAGAAGGAAGAAGCCGATGACATCAAAAAGAAGATCGAAGAGGCTGGCGGCAAGGTTACCTTGAAGTAA
- a CDS encoding 50S ribosomal protein L10 yields the protein MAKSRVKKQTELRTLEERAGRAKSVVFANFNGFGVQASESLRNALREEQAEMLVAKKTLIDLAFKGKGLDGFSARKMDGQLAAIFGYGDEVVPAKLVAKYKKENEGKLDFAGGVLEGHFISAAEVTELAKLPSKQELYGQLVGSLNAPVSGFVNALAGNLRNLVYVLKAIEEQKA from the coding sequence ATGGCTAAAAGCAGAGTAAAGAAGCAGACTGAGCTGCGGACTTTAGAGGAACGTGCCGGACGAGCCAAGTCGGTAGTTTTCGCTAATTTCAACGGTTTCGGTGTGCAGGCCAGCGAATCTTTGCGCAATGCGCTCAGAGAAGAACAGGCCGAAATGCTCGTTGCCAAAAAGACCTTGATCGACCTGGCTTTCAAAGGCAAGGGTCTGGACGGTTTTTCTGCCCGTAAGATGGATGGCCAATTGGCTGCGATTTTCGGGTACGGCGACGAAGTGGTCCCAGCTAAGCTGGTGGCTAAGTACAAGAAAGAGAACGAGGGTAAGCTGGATTTTGCCGGCGGTGTTCTCGAGGGTCATTTTATCAGCGCAGCTGAGGTGACTGAATTGGCAAAATTGCCAAGCAAGCAGGAATTGTATGGCCAGTTGGTCGGTTCATTGAACGCTCCGGTTTCCGGATTCGTCAATGCCTTGGCTGGCAACTTGCGCAACCTGGTTTATGTCCTCAAGGCAATTGAGGAGCAGAAAGCCTAA
- a CDS encoding DUF3160 domain-containing protein, whose translation MFDNMAQGSGYSGPVTNRPPQNNKMQIMLFAVLGGVIVISIMVGFIKSYLGTTKKPGDKPPVATSTEVQKNSTSTGAGLPENDQATSSDPYGWSGDFSNVKAEVLKFSDYYEAPQDKYEAKADTIRMPLSIKVDVANYYDFSRKVELSEKQIDELNKNGFTIMDNVFKKEATDFYGLYNQISKKDMPQFISSDFIWYFYQNQMKEVFADIKVGTFYKDLWKINKEFFQIANARYKKTKAKVGTANDPVLEAERLEAAFFAVGLELLKPKTGQISSEELTTGNKFSASEKDGYVFELPDYLAADVAKELALIAKANGTSKSPVLLYERDYSEFDPTAENLGNAKLANFYLAHRWFNSVFPLYYRDDSCKDCLLDQNDWLINFIANAFVAKDFADNQELKNRWARIYKVVSYFSGLRKDLTYLHYNEVMLNLFGEGYDPEQIFSIEPERQRAEQAAKKVQAEIAKRSDYYGLEGSYDRADPKTKPILGMRLLQTDFWPDYFIFKQLTNPKVSKFLPAKKEQLAKNVTACPNQTKEKSEIGDVRCAAIGLDIINILQPVVSNAYFNENTSYRNYTQQSDILKNQLLNFSANSWHASQYWSTLDVMRKSMLDPLELTGPIVTNTANWSNRQTTAALAAWVNLRLPADKWVPNLENVSGGDLAESSYMVEPAPVLIDELLANARMLGKMMGALRLVKDVDLTGKKLAEVQDELLKLKAITKKELAGEKLDNNDLANLANFARKNLVSKSGEKRTAFNFEKLKTIEDIGTLKLIVIIEQIKGKKYLAIGPVYNLQEGGR comes from the coding sequence ATGTTCGACAACATGGCTCAAGGGTCCGGCTATTCCGGGCCGGTAACAAACAGACCGCCGCAGAATAACAAGATGCAGATCATGCTTTTTGCCGTTTTGGGCGGCGTGATAGTCATCAGTATCATGGTCGGCTTCATCAAGTCATATCTCGGCACGACAAAGAAGCCGGGTGATAAGCCGCCGGTGGCAACCTCGACCGAGGTGCAGAAGAACTCCACCTCGACCGGTGCGGGTCTGCCGGAGAACGACCAGGCCACGAGCTCCGATCCTTATGGCTGGTCAGGCGATTTTTCCAACGTCAAGGCCGAGGTCCTGAAGTTTTCTGATTATTATGAAGCGCCTCAGGACAAATACGAAGCCAAGGCTGATACCATCAGGATGCCGTTGTCTATCAAAGTCGATGTCGCGAACTACTATGATTTTTCACGAAAAGTCGAATTATCAGAAAAGCAGATTGATGAACTGAACAAGAATGGTTTTACCATTATGGACAATGTCTTCAAGAAGGAGGCGACTGATTTTTACGGGCTTTATAACCAGATCAGCAAGAAGGACATGCCGCAGTTCATCAGTTCAGATTTCATCTGGTATTTTTACCAGAATCAGATGAAAGAAGTATTCGCCGACATCAAGGTCGGGACTTTTTATAAGGATTTGTGGAAAATCAACAAGGAATTCTTCCAGATCGCCAATGCTCGCTATAAGAAGACTAAGGCCAAAGTCGGCACGGCCAACGACCCTGTTTTGGAAGCCGAGCGTCTTGAAGCGGCTTTTTTTGCCGTCGGCCTCGAGCTTTTAAAACCCAAGACCGGGCAGATTTCGAGTGAGGAGCTGACGACCGGCAATAAATTCTCAGCTAGCGAAAAGGACGGCTATGTCTTTGAGCTGCCGGATTATCTGGCGGCTGACGTAGCCAAGGAGTTGGCGCTGATTGCCAAGGCCAACGGCACCTCGAAATCGCCAGTCCTGCTTTATGAGCGCGACTACAGCGAATTCGACCCGACCGCCGAGAACCTGGGCAATGCCAAACTGGCCAACTTCTATCTGGCTCATCGCTGGTTCAACTCGGTCTTTCCTTTGTACTACCGTGATGACAGCTGCAAAGATTGCTTGTTGGACCAGAACGACTGGCTGATTAATTTCATCGCTAACGCTTTCGTGGCCAAAGACTTCGCCGATAACCAGGAGCTGAAAAATCGCTGGGCTAGGATTTACAAGGTGGTTTCGTATTTTTCCGGGTTGCGCAAGGACCTGACCTACTTGCACTATAATGAAGTGATGCTGAATCTTTTTGGCGAGGGTTATGATCCCGAGCAGATTTTCTCGATCGAGCCGGAACGGCAGAGAGCCGAGCAGGCCGCCAAGAAGGTTCAGGCCGAAATCGCCAAGCGCAGCGATTATTACGGATTGGAAGGGAGCTATGACCGCGCTGACCCCAAGACTAAGCCCATCTTAGGCATGCGCTTGCTGCAGACTGATTTCTGGCCCGATTATTTTATCTTCAAGCAGCTGACCAATCCCAAGGTCTCCAAATTTTTGCCAGCCAAAAAGGAGCAACTGGCCAAGAACGTCACCGCTTGTCCGAATCAAACCAAAGAAAAGTCTGAAATCGGCGATGTCCGTTGCGCGGCCATCGGCTTGGATATTATTAACATACTTCAGCCGGTCGTTTCCAACGCCTATTTCAACGAGAACACATCTTATAGGAATTACACCCAGCAATCAGACATCCTTAAGAACCAGCTTCTTAATTTCAGTGCCAACAGCTGGCATGCCAGCCAGTATTGGTCAACGCTCGATGTGATGCGCAAGTCCATGCTTGACCCGCTTGAGCTCACCGGACCGATCGTCACCAACACAGCCAACTGGAGCAACCGCCAAACGACTGCTGCTTTGGCCGCCTGGGTCAATCTGCGGCTGCCGGCTGATAAGTGGGTCCCTAATCTGGAAAATGTCTCCGGTGGCGACTTGGCGGAGTCTTCCTATATGGTGGAGCCGGCCCCAGTCCTGATTGATGAGCTTTTGGCTAACGCGCGGATGCTCGGCAAGATGATGGGAGCCCTGCGCCTGGTTAAAGATGTCGATCTGACCGGCAAGAAATTGGCCGAGGTCCAGGACGAGCTCTTGAAGCTTAAGGCGATTACAAAGAAGGAATTGGCCGGCGAGAAACTGGATAATAATGACTTGGCCAACTTGGCCAACTTCGCCAGGAAGAACCTTGTCAGCAAATCTGGCGAGAAGCGGACGGCATTCAATTTCGAAAAGCTTAAGACCATTGAAGATATCGGAACCCTGAAACTGATAGTCATCATCGAACAGATCAAGGGTAAGAAATATCTGGCCATCGGCCCGGTTTATAATCTGCAGGAAGGTGGCCGATAG
- the mltG gene encoding endolytic transglycosylase MltG: protein MKKHIWLFLFAFLPAVIIVTIIFFGWELQRKPGDGKPGEIAFTIERGETLKQISRSLADEGVISSPWFFEVLVRLSHKQNKLQAGDYELPRGLSLLQLIEALGNAQANQVQITFLEGDSIRSLADQLAKAGIVASSTFIDAAGRPTVDYGKLPLSEPRPADYANDFSYLEDKPGHYGYEGYLFPDTYRFSKTATSGQIIRKMLKNFDSKLSAAMRQEIARQRKTVWEVVIMASLLEKEVRTATDMKLVSDLFWRRLDRGQALQSDATLSYVLNDTVAAHSAEDLESDSPFNSYRFKGLPPTPIGNPGLAALVAAIYPEPNDYNFFLNDPKTGATIFAETFEQHKQNKRQYLY from the coding sequence ATGAAAAAGCATATCTGGCTATTCCTGTTCGCCTTCCTACCCGCGGTCATTATCGTAACGATTATTTTTTTCGGCTGGGAATTGCAGCGCAAGCCTGGCGACGGCAAGCCTGGCGAAATCGCCTTTACGATCGAGCGCGGCGAGACTTTGAAGCAGATCAGCCGCTCTTTAGCTGACGAAGGAGTCATCAGTTCGCCTTGGTTCTTTGAAGTGCTCGTGCGTTTGAGTCATAAACAGAACAAGCTTCAAGCTGGCGATTATGAGTTGCCGCGGGGGTTGTCTTTGCTTCAGCTCATCGAAGCCCTGGGCAATGCTCAAGCTAACCAGGTGCAAATCACCTTTCTGGAAGGGGATAGTATCAGGAGCCTGGCCGACCAGCTAGCCAAAGCAGGCATCGTGGCTTCTTCTACCTTTATTGATGCCGCCGGCAGACCGACCGTTGATTACGGCAAACTACCCCTGTCTGAACCTCGGCCGGCTGATTACGCGAATGATTTCAGCTACCTTGAGGATAAGCCGGGTCATTATGGCTATGAGGGGTATCTTTTTCCTGACACTTACCGTTTCAGCAAGACTGCGACCTCCGGGCAGATTATCAGGAAGATGCTTAAGAATTTCGATTCGAAACTTTCTGCGGCAATGCGCCAGGAAATAGCGCGCCAACGCAAGACGGTTTGGGAAGTAGTCATCATGGCTTCGCTTCTTGAAAAAGAAGTTCGTACTGCCACCGATATGAAGCTGGTTTCCGATCTTTTTTGGCGGCGGCTCGACCGCGGACAGGCGCTACAGTCTGACGCCACCCTGAGCTATGTCTTAAATGACACCGTAGCCGCTCATTCGGCTGAAGACCTGGAGTCCGACTCCCCCTTCAATAGCTACCGCTTCAAGGGCCTGCCGCCGACACCGATCGGCAACCCTGGTTTGGCCGCCCTGGTGGCAGCCATCTATCCCGAGCCGAATGATTATAATTTTTTCTTGAACGACCCTAAGACGGGCGCGACCATATTCGCCGAAACATTCGAGCAGCATAAGCAGAATAAAAGGCAGTATCTATACTAA
- a CDS encoding mannose-1-phosphate guanylyltransferase, with amino-acid sequence MKLIILAGGSGTRLWPVSRKNTPKQVQQIVGDQTLLEKTYERLRAGFPAEDIYIATNQVQAELIKQQLTEVPHGNYIIEPSRRDTAAAIGLAVTKIHHDHPGESIININSDHYIKNEAEYLKIIQLAGRVLAEKPDAGVLIGVNPTYPETGYGYIKMGEEWKELEGTKIFEISEFKEKPTLEKAQEYFERWEYLWNIGCFAFKTDYLLSLYQQLLPEMHSRLMAIESAWGTPEQDAIIEREFNLISPISMDYGIIEKAPKLLVIPADFGWADVGHWRTVKEVLSAQPSDNIVKGNVIEVESSGNLVYGYSNKLVALVGVKDLVVIDTPDAMLICPQSEAQSVKQLVDKLKAEGMEEYL; translated from the coding sequence ATGAAATTAATCATTTTAGCCGGCGGTTCAGGCACGCGCTTGTGGCCGGTTTCCCGCAAGAATACGCCAAAACAAGTCCAACAGATCGTCGGCGACCAAACGCTGCTTGAGAAGACTTATGAACGCCTGCGCGCCGGCTTTCCGGCAGAGGATATCTATATAGCAACGAACCAGGTCCAGGCCGAGCTGATCAAGCAGCAGCTGACCGAGGTCCCTCATGGCAATTACATCATCGAGCCTTCAAGGCGCGACACGGCCGCCGCCATCGGATTGGCAGTCACCAAGATACACCACGACCATCCGGGCGAAAGCATTATCAATATAAATTCCGATCACTACATCAAGAACGAGGCCGAGTACCTGAAAATCATCCAGCTGGCCGGAAGGGTTCTGGCCGAAAAGCCTGACGCCGGCGTCTTGATCGGCGTCAACCCGACTTATCCCGAGACCGGTTACGGCTACATCAAGATGGGTGAGGAGTGGAAAGAACTGGAAGGCACTAAGATTTTTGAAATTTCCGAATTCAAAGAGAAGCCGACTTTGGAAAAGGCGCAAGAATATTTCGAGCGCTGGGAGTATCTTTGGAATATCGGCTGCTTCGCTTTCAAGACCGATTACCTCCTTTCGCTGTACCAGCAGCTGCTTCCGGAAATGCATAGCCGCCTGATGGCGATCGAATCGGCCTGGGGCACACCGGAACAAGACGCGATAATCGAGCGCGAGTTCAACCTGATTTCGCCGATTTCCATGGATTACGGCATTATCGAAAAAGCTCCGAAACTTCTAGTGATACCGGCTGATTTCGGCTGGGCCGATGTCGGGCATTGGCGTACGGTCAAGGAAGTCTTGTCAGCGCAGCCGTCCGACAATATCGTCAAAGGCAATGTCATAGAAGTCGAGAGCAGCGGCAATCTGGTTTACGGTTATTCCAACAAGCTGGTCGCTTTGGTCGGGGTCAAGGACTTGGTGGTTATCGATACTCCGGACGCCATGCTGATCTGCCCGCAATCGGAAGCCCAGTCGGTCAAGCAGCTTGTCGACAAGCTGAAAGCCGAGGGCATGGAGGAATACCTATAA
- a CDS encoding protein-L-isoaspartate O-methyltransferase — translation MSSIDLLIEDGALRTPAIIAAMRKIRRADFLPVANRHMADIDQALPIGFGQTNSQPTTVAIMLELLQVEPGDRVLDVGSGSGWTTALMAELAKPGTVLGLEIVPELAETAQANVSKYHTSEQARIICADAYSGLPEGAVFDKIMIAAAAPKVPSNLLDRLARGGWLVAPVGRTDADQDLVLIEKKTDGTYAERRWPGFRFVPLINPKS, via the coding sequence ATGTCTTCAATTGATCTCTTAATAGAAGACGGCGCCTTGAGGACGCCGGCAATCATCGCCGCGATGCGCAAGATCAGGCGTGCCGACTTCCTGCCGGTCGCCAATCGTCATATGGCCGATATCGACCAGGCGTTGCCGATCGGCTTCGGACAAACCAACTCCCAGCCTACAACGGTTGCCATAATGCTTGAATTGCTGCAGGTCGAGCCTGGCGATAGGGTCTTGGATGTCGGCAGCGGTTCGGGTTGGACCACTGCTTTGATGGCCGAGCTAGCTAAGCCTGGCACCGTCCTGGGACTGGAAATAGTCCCCGAGCTAGCTGAAACCGCTCAAGCAAACGTCTCGAAATACCATACGTCGGAACAGGCGCGTATAATCTGCGCCGACGCCTATTCAGGTTTGCCCGAAGGAGCTGTTTTTGATAAGATTATGATAGCGGCAGCTGCGCCGAAAGTGCCGTCCAACCTCTTGGATCGCCTTGCTCGTGGCGGCTGGCTTGTCGCCCCGGTCGGGCGGACGGATGCTGACCAGGACCTGGTCCTGATTGAGAAAAAAACTGACGGTACTTATGCTGAAAGGCGCTGGCCTGGCTTCCGCTTCGTACCGCTAATAAACCCAAAATCATGA
- the uppP gene encoding undecaprenyl-diphosphatase UppP, whose amino-acid sequence MEYISAIIFGVVQGVTEFLPVSSSGHLLVLHRLLALPIKDEVAFDVSLHLATFVAVLWFFRKDVVSLALRWLRSFRYLPGSLTDLSWLIIFATIPAGLAGLLWEDTIETVLRSPLLVAFMLVLVGILFIVVERVGKQSQELSQLTLRQAMIIGLSQALALIPGTSRSGITTISGMGLNLKRTAAIRFSFLLSLPIIAGAALKKVPYLFESGLEPREWTVVGLAFVAAVISGWLAIAMLLHFTQKHSLRAFAYYRFVLAFIIIFLMFFSDVFN is encoded by the coding sequence ATGGAATATATAAGCGCGATCATTTTCGGGGTGGTGCAAGGAGTCACTGAGTTTTTACCAGTGTCCAGTTCCGGACACCTTTTGGTCTTGCATCGTTTATTGGCTTTGCCGATAAAAGATGAAGTGGCGTTCGATGTTTCGCTCCACCTGGCTACCTTCGTGGCTGTATTATGGTTTTTCCGCAAGGATGTCGTCTCTTTGGCCTTGCGCTGGCTGCGCAGTTTCAGGTATCTGCCTGGCAGTTTGACTGATTTGAGCTGGCTGATCATTTTTGCCACCATTCCGGCCGGACTGGCCGGGCTGCTCTGGGAAGACACGATCGAAACTGTTTTACGGTCGCCGTTGCTGGTGGCCTTCATGCTTGTCCTGGTCGGAATCCTTTTTATCGTGGTCGAGCGGGTGGGCAAGCAATCGCAAGAGTTGAGCCAGCTGACTTTGAGGCAAGCTATGATTATCGGACTGTCCCAGGCCTTAGCCTTGATTCCTGGCACCTCAAGGAGCGGTATTACTACTATATCAGGTATGGGCCTTAATTTGAAGAGAACGGCTGCAATCCGTTTTTCCTTCCTTTTGTCGCTGCCAATAATCGCCGGAGCGGCCTTGAAAAAAGTTCCTTATCTTTTCGAATCCGGTTTGGAGCCGAGAGAGTGGACAGTTGTGGGGTTGGCCTTCGTTGCAGCGGTCATTTCCGGCTGGCTGGCCATCGCCATGCTTCTTCATTTTACGCAAAAGCATAGTTTACGTGCCTTCGCTTATTATCGTTTCGTTTTAGCTTTCATAATAATTTTTCTGATGTTTTTCTCCGATGTCTTCAATTGA
- a CDS encoding divergent PAP2 family protein: MYQILLTPLVAAVIAQVSKFFIGANHLKIGVTNLVAYSGMPSGHSALMISLVTIIGLELGIQDPLFAVCVVLTILVLRDAVGLRRYLGQHGKVLNILVKDLKDDEVLDYKYPALLEKIGHTPAQVAVGSLIGFLVSLASYFIVS; encoded by the coding sequence ATGTATCAAATCCTACTTACGCCCCTCGTGGCAGCGGTAATCGCCCAGGTTTCCAAATTCTTTATCGGCGCCAACCACTTGAAGATCGGTGTCACCAACCTGGTGGCCTATTCAGGAATGCCCTCTGGCCATTCAGCCTTGATGATCTCCCTCGTGACCATCATCGGTCTCGAATTGGGTATCCAGGATCCGCTATTCGCGGTCTGTGTCGTCTTGACCATCCTGGTCCTTAGGGATGCGGTCGGACTCAGGCGCTACCTTGGGCAGCACGGCAAGGTACTCAACATCCTGGTCAAAGACCTTAAGGATGACGAAGTCCTGGACTATAAATATCCGGCACTCCTGGAAAAGATCGGCCATACGCCCGCGCAAGTCGCCGTCGGCAGCCTGATCGGCTTCCTGGTGAGCCTGGCCAGCTACTTTATTGTCAGCTGA
- a CDS encoding pilus assembly protein PilM: MHWPNILIKPEPIAGIELSDAALRFALLKQGKKNSVLLEQALLEPLAPGDLVGNRVNNPEGLAKSLANLAAKTRKLTQLAVLTLPADYLYLKIVEFPADLEEYKIEESIELMAHFQLPLPADELYFDWQVLPKQPDSTKRRVLIVATNKNKIDELVSLFTLAGIELVAIEFHQLSAGRLLEGQADPSYILAIINQHGFTVSLTDQAIPVVAHPLPEAEKNKTGIESAIKHLADYAQTERHDIKHLILLGDSPDVYKTGLKSVVPALAPIAGTEKLLPAADWVIALGAARRGLLPRQNDKQISLMPLGTEEIYEHQKAISFVAFITRLTATLSIFFVAVFFGSWVLMNRLQTITGQQIATYSGQAGQGSVFEMQNRAQQLNQVLSQTNLLLQEQTAYSRLVNDIEKIIPENIIITSLAAATTNQPISLVGTAKTRADLNSFIKVLNGSGMFAPTPLPLDNLDKRIDIPFSFSLSLAAPALYATK; encoded by the coding sequence ATGCATTGGCCCAACATCTTAATCAAGCCCGAACCCATAGCCGGTATCGAACTTTCCGATGCGGCATTGCGTTTCGCATTGCTCAAGCAGGGTAAAAAAAACAGCGTACTACTCGAACAGGCCCTGCTGGAACCGCTGGCTCCGGGCGATCTTGTCGGCAATCGCGTCAATAATCCGGAAGGTTTGGCAAAAAGCCTGGCCAACCTGGCCGCCAAAACCCGCAAGCTGACGCAGTTGGCCGTCCTGACTTTGCCAGCTGACTACCTGTACCTGAAAATCGTGGAATTCCCCGCTGACTTGGAAGAATACAAGATTGAAGAATCGATCGAGCTGATGGCTCATTTCCAATTGCCGTTACCGGCAGATGAGCTGTATTTCGATTGGCAGGTTTTGCCCAAACAGCCGGATTCCACGAAGCGCCGAGTGCTGATCGTAGCCACGAATAAGAATAAGATCGACGAGCTGGTAAGCCTCTTTACTTTAGCGGGCATTGAGCTGGTGGCCATCGAGTTCCATCAGCTTTCAGCTGGCCGCCTCTTGGAAGGACAGGCTGACCCGTCTTATATCCTGGCCATAATCAACCAGCATGGATTCACAGTCTCCCTGACTGACCAAGCGATTCCTGTAGTTGCTCACCCTTTGCCAGAAGCTGAAAAAAATAAAACCGGAATCGAGTCTGCAATCAAGCACCTCGCAGATTACGCCCAGACCGAGCGCCATGACATCAAGCACTTGATCCTATTAGGCGATTCTCCTGACGTCTACAAAACCGGGCTGAAGAGCGTCGTTCCTGCGCTTGCTCCGATTGCCGGAACGGAAAAGCTCCTGCCCGCAGCTGACTGGGTCATCGCCTTGGGAGCCGCGCGAAGAGGGCTGTTGCCACGTCAGAACGACAAGCAGATCAGCCTGATGCCGTTAGGAACCGAGGAAATTTATGAGCACCAGAAGGCGATCTCCTTCGTCGCCTTCATAACTAGGCTTACGGCCACATTATCCATATTCTTCGTAGCGGTCTTTTTCGGCAGTTGGGTCCTCATGAACCGCCTGCAAACCATTACCGGACAGCAGATTGCCACCTACTCCGGACAAGCTGGCCAAGGGAGCGTCTTCGAAATGCAGAATCGGGCTCAGCAGCTGAACCAAGTCTTGAGCCAGACCAACTTGCTATTGCAGGAGCAGACAGCCTATAGCCGCTTAGTAAACGACATAGAAAAGATAATTCCGGAGAACATCATCATAACTTCGCTCGCTGCGGCCACGACCAATCAGCCGATCAGCCTAGTCGGTACAGCCAAGACCAGAGCTGACCTCAACTCTTTCATCAAGGTCCTGAACGGATCCGGCATGTTCGCTCCCACCCCGCTGCCGCTGGACAATCTGGACAAGAGGATAGACATACCGTTCAGTTTCTCGCTTAGCCTGGCTGCGCCGGCGCTTTACGCAACAAAATGA